Below is a genomic region from Aurantimonas sp. HBX-1.
GACGCGGGCTTGTCGAAATAGCGCCCCGCCGCCGCCTCGATGCCGGTCGCCCCCGAGCCGAAATAGACCCGGTTGAGATACATCTCGAGGATCTGGTCCTTGGTGAACTGGTGCTCCAGCCAGAGCGCCAGCACCGCCTCCTGCAGCTTGCGCTCCAGCGACTGCTCGGGGCTGAGGAAGATGTTCTTCGCCAGCTGCTGGGTCAGCGTCGAGCCGCCCTGCACGGTCTCGCCGGCCGCCATGTTCTCGAAGAACGCGCGGACGATGCCCACCGGGTCGATGCCGTAATGGTCGTAGAAGCGGCGGTCCTCGATGGCGATGACGGCCTGCGGAACGTAGGGGCTGATCTCGTCGAGGGCGACGGCCTTGCCGCCGGTGAGGCCGCGATTGGCGAGGACGTCGCCGGCGACGGAGACGATCTTGACGTTGGGCGGCCGGTCCGGGATTGCCCAGGCCTCCTGCGGCAGCTTCACCGCGACGTAGCCGACGAGGGCCGCCACGGCGAGACCGCCGACCATCCCCAGAAGCACGAACAGCCGGAACAGGTGTCCGATGAAGCTGCGGCGCCGCCGGCCACCGCCCCCGCCGCCCGAACGGGAGGCACGGCCGCGGCGCGGCGCATCGCGGCTGCCGGACGCGGCCCCGGCCTTGGCGGACTTGCGGGAGGCTTTCCGGCGGATGTCGTTGGCGGCTGGTGGCACGGCCCGGTCCTCGGCGCTGATCCGGAACTCGTCGTCGGCCGGCGCGGAAAAGGTCGGTTCGATTCGCTCGTGCCGTTTCGCAGCCATCTGCAGCCCTTGTCCGAAGGGCAAGCCGGCGTGCCGGTACCCTGTCCCCACTCGATCCCCGGCCTGCCGGCCTTCGGACGAAGTCGGCGCGGCCCGGCTCGCCGCCATGGTCGAAGCGGCGAGGCGATCGCTGGGGTGGAGCCTAAATGCGGCGAATTAACGGGGCGTTAAGCAATGCGGCAGGGCCAGCCCGACCGCCGCGCGACGATGGCAGGGTCCCGCAGGAGCCTTACCAGAGGTCGAGCGAGAAGCGCTTGGAGATGCCGAGGCCGAAGGTGAACTGGTTGGCGTCGCCCTCTTCGACGATCGGCGAATCCTTGGCGTCGCCCACCAGCCGCGAATAGGAGGCATCGGCATCGACGAACCAGTCGGTGAACACCTCGTAGCGGGCCGACGCCGCGACGCCGACGCTCTTGAAGCCGCCGTCGGGATCGTAGGGCGCGAGCCGGCCGCCGGTGTTGAAGGATTCCGACGTCGTGACGCCGAAATAGGCGTCCATGTAGTCGCTCGAGGCGAAGCTGGCGGTCGGGCCGGCCTTCAGCACGATGCGCTCGGTGGGCCGCGCGATCAGGTTCGCGCCGATGTCGCCGACGAAGCCGTCGGCGCCGCCGAAGGCATAGCGCACCGCGCCGTAGATCTCGGCATGCTCCCACTCGTAGCCGGCCTTGACGCCAAGTTCGTAGGTGGCGTCGACATCGTCGAGCCCGTCCAGGCCGTCATAGTCGGAGGCGTCGCGCTCGCCGATATAGCCGAAGGAGGGACCGACCGAGAAGCCGCGGCCGTCCTTGCCGCCGAAGGCGCCGAGGCCCGGGATGCTCAGATACTCGACGCTGATGATCGGCTGCGGGCTGAGCTGGTAGTCCTCGGCACCGTCATATTCCGGCACCACGACACCGCCGATTCCGAGGAAGAAGACGAAATCGGTGTCGCCGTAGTCGTAGGCCGCGGGCGCCGGCGGCGCCGCGTCCGGCTCGTAGGGGGCATAGACGTCCGCGGCAGCCGCGCCGAGGCTCGAGCCAAGCAGAAGGGCGAGGCCCACGGCGGCGGTGACGATACGCATGTCCTGATACTCCAGCCGTCCGCGTCTCTTCATTCGCCGGTCGAGCCGGCAGGACGCGTGATGTCCTTCGTTCATACGGTAATCTGAGTAATCGACAATCCGGGATCGCTCGCTTTGGCGCGGGTCCGCGATGTTTGCGCCGGCAGCGTTGCCCGGCGACAACAGCCGCACCATTCGGCCAAAGGATTGTAAACGCAGAAGGGCGCGGCAACCCCCTCGGCGCCGCGCCCTTCCGTCTAACCCCGCTTCCCCGTCGGACGAGTCATCGCCCAGGGAAAGTGCGGTACCCCTCATAAGTCAGATTGCCGGCAATCCGTTAAGCTTTCCTTAAGACGCGCGGCTGCCGAGCGCCTCCAGGACCCGCGCCCAGGAGCGCTGGCCCTTGTGGAAGGACGACATCTCGTACTTCTCGTTCGGCGAATGGATCGCGTCGTCGCCGAGGCCGAAGCCGATCAGCAGCGATTCCATGCCGAGCAGGTCCTTGAACTCGCCGACCACGGGGATCGAGCCGCCCATGGCGATCATCACGGCGGGCTTCGGCCATTCATCCGACAGCGCCGTGCGGGCCGCGCCGAGCCAGGGCGAATCGAAGGGCAGCTGGATCGCCGGCGAGCCGCCGTGTTCCTCGAACTCGGCGGTGCAGTCGGCCGGCAGGCGCTCGGTGACGAACCGGCGGAAGGCGGCGCGGATCTGCTCGGGATCCTGGCGGGAGACGAGGCGGAACGAGATCTTGGCGCGCGCCTCGGCGGCGATCACCGTCTTGAAGCCCTCGCCGGTGTAGCCGCCCTCGATGCCGTTGAACTCGGCGGTCGGCCGCGACCAGACCTGCTCCAGCACCGAGCGGCCCTTCTCGCCGGCCGGCACCGACAGGCCGACCTCGCCGAGGAAGTCCTTTTCGGAAAAGCCGAGTCCGTCCCAGACCGCGCGGACCGCGTCCGGCAGCTCGTCGACGCCGTCGTAGAAGCCCGGAATGGTCACCCGGCCGTCGGCGTCGTGGATGTCGGCGAGGATCTTCGCCAGCACCCGCGCCGGATTCTGCGCCGCGCCGCCATAGTAGCCCGAATGCAGGTCGCGGCTGGCGGCCTTGATGGTGAGTTCTTCGCCGACCATGCCGCGCAGGCCGGTGGAGATCGCCGGCGTCTCGCGGTTCCACATGTTGGTGTCGCAGACCAGCGCGACGTCGGCCGTCAGCTCGTCCCGGTAGGATTCGAGGAAGGGGCGCAGCGACGGCGAGCCGGATTCCTCCTCGCCCTCGAGGAAGATCGTCACCGCGCAGGGCAGACCGCCCGTCTCCGCCTTGAAGGCGCGGCAGGCCTCGATGAAGGTCATCAGCTGGCCCTTGTCGTCGGCGGCGCCGCGGGCGACGATCCGCTGCGTGCCGTCCGGCATGGTGACGATCCGCGGCTCGAACGGGTCGGTATCCCAGAGCGCGACCGGATCGACCGGCTGGACGTCGTAATGGCCGTAGAAGAGGACGTGCGGCGCGCCGTCGGGCCCGGGGTGGTGGGCGACCACCATCGGATGGCCCGGCGTGTCGCGCACAGCCGCGTCGAAGCCGATCGCCGACAGGTCACCCGCCAGATATTCGGCGGCGCGCCGGCAGTCGGCGGCGTAGGCGGGATCGGTGGAGATCGAGGGAATCCGCAGGAGGTCGTTCAGCCGGTCGACCGAGCGGTCGAGATTGAGGTCGAGACAGGCAAGGACACTGTCGAGCTTGGACATGGCGTGGGATCCCGGGAGAAGGTCGAGGACGTCTGCCGTCGCGCGGAGCCGCGGGCGGGCGCGTCGAGAATGCCATGCCTAGAGGACCAAGGGCCGGGGAATCAAGGGCGCAGACCGGAACGGGCGGCCGTTTCCACCGCCGATGACGGCGGCATCGGCAGATCGCGGGCAAACGTGACGCCGGAAGACCGTCGGGCGGTCACGCAAGAATGGAGGGATATCCTCAAAAGCAAAGAGAGCCGCCGCGGCCTGGAGGGGGATACACCGCGACGACTCCCTTGCTTTCTGCGAGCGACGGTCCCGGAGAGGGGGAAAGAGGACCGGATCGCTCTAATTCGGCCCAGAGCGGGGGACGTGCTATGGCCGAACACGGCACCGTTGATGCCGTCCCCAGCAAGATGCGACTCGCCCATAGGGAAATCAAGACCGCGCTCGCGCGCGTTCGTCACAACGGCGTGAAGATTTATTAACCGACGGTAACAAACACAGAGTAGTGGCGAAACGCAAGAGGGTTTGACTGACGCAAGGTCAATTTTCGTGCTCAGTGGCCTGGTCGTCGGCAGTCGGCGGAACCGCCCCGCCTCTCCCGATCGCGAAAGTCCACGACCGGGTCCCGGCCGATCCGGGCGCCGGCCAGAGTCACGACACGGCCGATGGACTTGCGCGAAGACCCGCGATACCACCGGCGCATGAACAAGGGCGACCACCTCTTCCTCGTCGACGGCTCGGCCTACATCTTCCGGGCCTATCACGCGCTGCCGCCGCTCAGCCGCAAGTCCGACGGCATGCCCGTCGGGGCGGTCGCCGGCTTCTGCAACATGCTGTGGAAACTCGTCGAGGAGTCGCGCGAGACGTCGGTGGGCGTGGCGCCCACGCATTTCGCGGTGATCTTCGACCATTCCTCGACGACGTTCCGCAACGAGCTCTATTCCGAGTACAAGGCCAACCGCACCGCACCGCCGGAAGACCTCGTGCCGCAATTCGCGCTGATCCGCGAGGCGGTGCGCGCCTTCGACCTGCCCTGCATCGAGAAGCAGGGCTACGAGGCCGACGACCTCATCGCCGCCTATACGTGCCGGGCGATCGAGGCCGGCGGCGACGTCACCATCGTGTCCTCCGACAAGGACCTGATGCAGCTGATCCGACCGGGCGTCGTGCTCTACGACCAGATGAAGGACAAGCGGCTCGGCCGCGACGAGGTGCGCGAGAAGTTCGGCGTCTTCCCGGAGAAGATGATCGACCTGCAGGCGCTGGTCGGGGACACGTCCGACAACGTCCCGGGCGTGCCCGGCATCGGGCCGAAGACGGCGGCGCAGCTGCTGGAGGAGTTCGGCGACCTCGAGACGCTGCTGGCGCGGGCCGGCGAGATCAAGCAGGTGAAGCGGCGCGAGAACCTTATCGCCTTCGCCGATCAGGCGCGGCTGTCGAAGCAGCTGGTGACGCTCGACTGCGACACCCCGCTCGACGTGCCGCTGGACGATCTGTTCATCCACGAGCCGGACGGCGAGAAGCTCGTCGCCTTCCTCAAGGCGATGGAGTTCGTCACGCTGACGCGGCGCGTCGCGGCCAGGCTCGGCACCGACGCCAGCGAGGTGGCGCAGGCCGAGATCGCCGTCGAAGGCCCGGCCCGCGGCCCCGACCTCGATCCGGCCACCGCACCGGCTCCGGCGGGCGCGGCACAGCTGAGCCTCACCCCTGCAGGCCTGGCGGAGAGCCGCCGCGCCGCGGCGGCGAATT
It encodes:
- a CDS encoding dipeptidase; its protein translation is MSKLDSVLACLDLNLDRSVDRLNDLLRIPSISTDPAYAADCRRAAEYLAGDLSAIGFDAAVRDTPGHPMVVAHHPGPDGAPHVLFYGHYDVQPVDPVALWDTDPFEPRIVTMPDGTQRIVARGAADDKGQLMTFIEACRAFKAETGGLPCAVTIFLEGEEESGSPSLRPFLESYRDELTADVALVCDTNMWNRETPAISTGLRGMVGEELTIKAASRDLHSGYYGGAAQNPARVLAKILADIHDADGRVTIPGFYDGVDELPDAVRAVWDGLGFSEKDFLGEVGLSVPAGEKGRSVLEQVWSRPTAEFNGIEGGYTGEGFKTVIAAEARAKISFRLVSRQDPEQIRAAFRRFVTERLPADCTAEFEEHGGSPAIQLPFDSPWLGAARTALSDEWPKPAVMIAMGGSIPVVGEFKDLLGMESLLIGFGLGDDAIHSPNEKYEMSSFHKGQRSWARVLEALGSRAS
- a CDS encoding MipA/OmpV family protein — its product is MKRRGRLEYQDMRIVTAAVGLALLLGSSLGAAAADVYAPYEPDAAPPAPAAYDYGDTDFVFFLGIGGVVVPEYDGAEDYQLSPQPIISVEYLSIPGLGAFGGKDGRGFSVGPSFGYIGERDASDYDGLDGLDDVDATYELGVKAGYEWEHAEIYGAVRYAFGGADGFVGDIGANLIARPTERIVLKAGPTASFASSDYMDAYFGVTTSESFNTGGRLAPYDPDGGFKSVGVAASARYEVFTDWFVDADASYSRLVGDAKDSPIVEEGDANQFTFGLGISKRFSLDLW